Proteins from one Desulfonema limicola genomic window:
- the nusG gene encoding transcription termination/antitermination protein NusG yields MSIITLKQEWYVLHTKSRFENIVYDGLEKKSKEVFLPKIWVASKRKDRKSMLHSPLFPGYVFVKTDLDPRDHLDILKTTGAVKLIGNNNGPVPVPKQDVESLKIMVAADEEVRAGSRFLKGDRVIVLEGPLAGVIGIFVHQRGQGRIMVNIDILGQNASAVVDEDNVEKLP; encoded by the coding sequence ATGAGTATTATAACCCTGAAACAGGAATGGTATGTACTGCATACAAAAAGCAGGTTTGAAAATATTGTTTATGATGGATTGGAAAAAAAATCAAAAGAGGTATTTCTTCCAAAGATATGGGTTGCAAGCAAGCGCAAAGACAGGAAATCAATGCTGCATTCTCCTCTTTTTCCAGGATATGTGTTTGTAAAAACTGATCTTGATCCAAGAGATCATCTTGATATTTTAAAAACAACAGGAGCTGTCAAGCTTATCGGCAATAATAACGGGCCTGTCCCTGTTCCAAAACAGGATGTTGAATCACTTAAAATAATGGTGGCAGCAGATGAGGAGGTCAGGGCAGGGAGCCGTTTTTTAAAAGGCGACAGGGTAATTGTGCTTGAAGGTCCCCTGGCAGGTGTAATTGGTATATTTGTCCATCAAAGGGGCCAGGGACGTATTATGGTTAATATTGATATACTGGGTCAAAATGCCTCTGCTGTTGTTGATGAAGACAATGTTGAGAAATTACCTTAA
- a CDS encoding HU family DNA-binding protein: MNKLELISALKNESNISKFEAARVVEIFFDSMSQALAEEERVEIRGLCSFFVKDYKSYTGRNPKTGDKVTIKPKKLPFFKCGKELKERVDY, encoded by the coding sequence ATGAACAAGCTAGAACTTATTTCGGCCTTGAAAAACGAGTCTAATATTTCAAAATTTGAAGCTGCAAGAGTTGTTGAAATTTTTTTTGACAGTATGTCTCAGGCACTTGCTGAAGAAGAACGGGTTGAAATACGCGGGCTTTGCAGTTTTTTTGTTAAAGACTACAAGAGTTATACAGGAAGAAACCCTAAAACCGGTGATAAAGTAACCATTAAGCCTAAAAAACTTCCATTTTTTAAATGCGGTAAAGAACTGAAAGAGCGGGTTGACTATTAA
- a CDS encoding LPS-assembly protein LptD — protein sequence MKYIKYILILVFIFTWFQTDAYPDLLKSAIDDNPDIPWEIKADEVEYDPVNKVYIAETGVSITKGSKRLNADFVQFDHINMKAVAKGHVIMTAGEDIISGEQMDIDLNTETGMIYNADIFIKENHFYIKGDKIEKTGKNDYMAYKASITSCAGEKPAWKITGKKLDITIEGYGKVKHAALWVRDIPVFYTPFFIFPVKNKRQTGFLSPEFGYSDRKGFGYNQPFYWAINESSDATFYSHFMSKRGNKAGAEYRYVLDEKSKGIVMFDFLDDREVDDGTESSSSDYGYEEDSFLRPNSDRYWFRMKADQSLPLDFTARMDIDIVSDQDYLNEFQGGPSGFDSTRSSFSSHFGREIDDYTDFVRENSLSLNKIFNNYSFNAQMLWYDNVISRRWEDDNTTLHRLPFAGLNSSRQQVPGTPLYWNIDAEYNYFFRIDGTKGHRADIHTAVSLPYNYRNYFSVEPAFGIRETLWFTDADENENPGMDENQHREIADASVELSTKFFKIYDLDDETGILKKTGLQPEKIRHIIRPQVIYEYVPDKDQKDYPFFDSLDRLEKRNRFTFVLINTLTSKSGLQSLSKKDTEYVYNQFFSFRIQQSCDLDIYNPDEYISEDDYFDEYYFSDRTTPEKNKHLSPLYGKFEITPARYFSLETDAEWSHVKGKFLSRNTGLSFWDNRGDKAFIEHRYTSEFNDSIYANLNLKISDKIVSFGEYEHNIKDSKNIKTGLGLIYKAGCWSVSLRYLKDQEEHTYGFMVNLQGLGGIGID from the coding sequence ATGAAATATATTAAATACATCCTTATACTGGTTTTTATATTTACCTGGTTTCAAACAGATGCATACCCGGATTTGCTGAAATCTGCAATAGATGATAATCCTGATATCCCCTGGGAGATTAAGGCTGATGAGGTTGAATATGATCCTGTTAATAAAGTATATATTGCAGAAACAGGGGTTTCAATAACTAAGGGCAGCAAAAGGCTTAATGCTGATTTTGTGCAGTTTGATCATATAAACATGAAAGCAGTGGCAAAGGGTCATGTTATCATGACTGCAGGTGAAGATATTATCAGCGGTGAGCAGATGGATATAGACCTTAACACTGAGACAGGTATGATATACAATGCTGATATATTCATAAAGGAAAACCACTTCTATATTAAAGGTGATAAAATTGAGAAAACCGGGAAAAACGACTATATGGCCTATAAAGCCAGTATTACCTCCTGTGCCGGGGAAAAACCTGCATGGAAGATAACAGGGAAAAAGCTTGATATTACCATTGAAGGATACGGAAAGGTTAAACATGCAGCTCTCTGGGTCAGGGACATACCGGTTTTTTATACCCCGTTTTTTATATTTCCTGTTAAAAATAAACGACAGACCGGATTTCTAAGCCCTGAATTCGGATATTCGGACAGGAAAGGCTTTGGATATAACCAGCCTTTTTACTGGGCAATAAATGAGAGTTCAGATGCTACATTTTACAGTCATTTTATGTCAAAACGGGGAAACAAGGCAGGTGCTGAATACAGGTATGTGCTGGATGAAAAATCCAAAGGCATTGTAATGTTTGATTTTTTAGATGACAGGGAGGTTGATGATGGAACAGAATCTTCAAGCAGTGATTATGGATATGAAGAAGACAGCTTTCTCAGGCCCAATTCTGACCGGTACTGGTTCAGGATGAAGGCAGATCAATCCCTGCCCCTTGATTTTACTGCACGCATGGATATTGATATTGTCAGCGACCAGGATTATCTTAATGAGTTCCAGGGAGGGCCTTCAGGTTTTGATTCAACACGCTCATCGTTTAGTTCCCATTTTGGCAGGGAGATTGATGATTACACTGATTTTGTAAGGGAAAACAGCCTGAGCCTGAATAAGATTTTTAACAATTACAGCTTTAACGCCCAAATGCTCTGGTATGACAATGTTATAAGCCGAAGATGGGAAGATGATAACACAACCCTTCACCGCCTGCCTTTTGCAGGCTTGAATTCATCCCGCCAGCAGGTGCCGGGAACCCCTTTATACTGGAATATTGATGCTGAATATAATTATTTTTTCCGTATAGACGGAACCAAAGGACACAGGGCGGATATTCATACAGCAGTTTCACTTCCTTATAATTACAGGAATTATTTCTCTGTTGAGCCTGCTTTTGGAATACGGGAAACCCTCTGGTTTACTGATGCTGATGAAAATGAAAATCCAGGAATGGATGAAAATCAGCACAGGGAAATTGCTGATGCTTCTGTTGAGCTTTCCACAAAATTTTTCAAAATATATGATCTTGATGATGAAACAGGGATATTAAAAAAAACAGGGTTACAGCCTGAAAAAATCAGGCATATTATCAGACCCCAGGTAATTTATGAGTATGTGCCTGATAAAGATCAAAAGGATTATCCTTTTTTTGACAGCCTGGACAGACTGGAAAAAAGAAACAGGTTTACATTTGTTCTTATTAATACACTAACCTCCAAATCAGGTTTACAATCCTTGTCTAAAAAAGATACTGAATATGTTTATAACCAGTTTTTCAGTTTCAGAATCCAGCAAAGCTGTGATTTGGATATATATAACCCGGATGAATATATATCAGAAGATGATTATTTTGATGAATATTATTTTTCAGACCGGACCACACCTGAAAAAAATAAACACCTTTCACCTTTATATGGAAAATTTGAAATAACCCCGGCCCGTTATTTTTCCCTGGAAACTGATGCTGAGTGGTCCCATGTGAAAGGAAAATTTTTATCCCGTAATACAGGTTTGTCTTTTTGGGATAACCGGGGAGACAAGGCATTTATTGAGCATAGATATACCAGTGAATTTAATGATTCCATTTATGCTAACCTTAATTTAAAAATAAGTGATAAAATTGTTTCTTTTGGCGAGTATGAACATAATATCAAAGATAGTAAAAACATTAAAACAGGGCTGGGGCTTATATATAAAGCAGGCTGCTGGTCTGTATCTTTGCGTTATTTAAAAGATCAGGAAGAACATACCTATGGTTTTATGGTAAATCTGCAAGGACTTGGAGGAATTGGTATAGACTGA
- the surE gene encoding 5'/3'-nucleotidase SurE, which yields MNILLTNDDGIYAPGLWALEKQFSKNHKVAIVAPDRERSAVGHGITLHDPLRASKVSVNGSWGYAVNGKPADCIKIAVLELLDFKPDMVISGINPGANIGASINYSGTVAAAKEAALYGLLSMAVSIQSFDIESYDEAACFTEKLSQDVYKRGLPFGTLLNVNLPDLPLDKIQGISISRQGVKKFSREYYEKRIDPRKKNYHWLGMDMRSYGRDLEIDGDALAQNYISITPIKCDMTDYAIMEDIKSWDIQKKFKC from the coding sequence ATGAATATACTTCTTACAAATGATGACGGCATCTATGCCCCGGGTCTCTGGGCATTGGAAAAACAGTTTTCAAAAAATCATAAAGTGGCAATAGTTGCCCCTGACCGGGAAAGAAGTGCAGTAGGGCATGGAATCACCCTTCATGATCCTTTGCGTGCTTCAAAGGTCAGTGTTAATGGAAGCTGGGGGTATGCAGTGAACGGTAAACCCGCAGACTGCATTAAAATTGCTGTTCTTGAACTTCTTGACTTTAAACCTGATATGGTAATTTCAGGTATAAATCCAGGTGCAAATATCGGGGCAAGCATAAATTATTCAGGAACTGTTGCAGCAGCAAAGGAAGCAGCCTTATACGGGCTTTTATCCATGGCTGTTTCAATTCAGAGCTTTGATATTGAGTCTTATGATGAAGCTGCCTGTTTTACAGAAAAATTATCACAGGATGTATATAAAAGAGGTCTTCCCTTTGGCACCCTTCTTAATGTAAACCTTCCTGATCTTCCACTGGACAAAATTCAGGGTATAAGTATAAGCAGGCAGGGGGTAAAAAAATTTTCCAGGGAATATTATGAAAAAAGAATTGATCCCAGGAAAAAAAATTACCACTGGCTGGGAATGGATATGCGCTCATACGGCCGTGACCTGGAAATAGACGGGGATGCACTTGCCCAGAATTATATAAGTATTACACCCATAAAATGTGATATGACAGATTATGCAATTATGGAAGACATTAAATCATGGGATATACAAAAAAAGTTTAAATGCTGA
- the tmk gene encoding dTMP kinase → MFITFEGIEGSGKTTQIQTTASWLKQKGLTCITTREPGSTDIGSKIRAILLDPLNKNLDHMAEMLLYMADRAHHIGAVVKPALTKGKTILCDRYFDATLAYQGYARGIDIDLLKKLHLLTLNDFKPDLTLLLDLSPETGLARAWEQIDLGARTTAESRFENEKLNFHQKVRAGYLELAKQEPERFRIIDASQNEDQVQENIRKALSSFFPVIKP, encoded by the coding sequence ATGTTTATCACATTTGAGGGTATAGAAGGCTCAGGAAAAACAACCCAGATACAAACAACTGCATCCTGGCTTAAACAAAAAGGCTTAACCTGCATTACTACAAGGGAACCTGGAAGTACTGACATTGGCTCAAAAATAAGAGCCATACTGCTTGATCCTTTAAATAAAAATTTAGATCACATGGCAGAGATGCTGCTTTACATGGCTGACCGTGCCCACCACATTGGAGCAGTTGTCAAACCTGCACTTACTAAGGGCAAAACCATACTCTGCGACAGGTATTTTGACGCTACACTTGCATACCAGGGATATGCAAGGGGCATTGATATTGATCTTCTCAAAAAACTCCATTTATTAACACTTAATGATTTTAAACCCGACCTGACCCTGCTTCTGGATCTGTCCCCTGAAACCGGTCTTGCCCGTGCATGGGAGCAGATAGACCTGGGCGCAAGAACTACGGCTGAATCCAGGTTTGAAAATGAAAAACTCAATTTTCACCAAAAAGTCAGGGCCGGTTATCTTGAACTTGCAAAACAGGAGCCTGAAAGGTTCAGGATTATAGATGCTTCCCAGAATGAAGATCAGGTTCAGGAAAATATCAGGAAAGCCCTTTCATCATTTTTCCCTGTAATCAAACCATAA
- a CDS encoding 3'-5' exoribonuclease YhaM family protein — MKKQFIDKLSPGDKVDDLFVLSEKTMSQKKNGDNYLNFTFSDKTGDIKGVAWDNIDQIAAAAKSGDFVRVKGGISDYKGGLQLTVRQIDFCTLESVDPADFLPVTKYDPDKMFEQLKRTVEQYVTDKYLKELIQAFWDDKDFVEKFKRAPAAKKMHHAYIGGLLEHTLSMTVLVQKIAEHYKRTLNGINMSLLLTGTIFHDIGKIREFEYNYKIDYSDEGRLVSHIVIGCGIVDEKIRQVQDFPKQTEMLLKHLIVSHHGSKEFGSPEVPRTIEAVLLNHIDNIDAKMNGLREFIEKEAPDESWTSYNYMMGCHLYKGIKE, encoded by the coding sequence GTGAAAAAACAATTTATAGATAAACTTTCTCCAGGAGACAAGGTTGATGATCTTTTTGTGTTATCAGAAAAAACAATGTCCCAGAAAAAAAATGGAGATAATTACCTCAATTTTACCTTTTCTGATAAAACCGGGGATATAAAAGGAGTTGCATGGGATAATATTGATCAGATTGCTGCAGCAGCAAAATCAGGTGATTTTGTCAGGGTTAAGGGAGGAATATCAGACTATAAGGGCGGCCTTCAGCTCACAGTAAGACAAATTGATTTTTGCACCCTGGAATCTGTTGACCCTGCGGACTTTCTTCCTGTTACAAAATACGATCCAGATAAGATGTTTGAGCAATTAAAAAGAACAGTGGAGCAGTATGTTACTGATAAATATCTTAAAGAACTTATCCAGGCATTCTGGGATGATAAAGACTTTGTTGAAAAATTTAAAAGAGCGCCTGCTGCAAAAAAAATGCACCATGCCTATATAGGAGGGCTTCTTGAACATACCCTTTCCATGACAGTCCTGGTTCAAAAGATTGCAGAGCATTACAAGCGTACTTTAAATGGAATAAACATGAGCCTGCTGCTGACTGGGACAATCTTCCATGATATTGGCAAGATCAGGGAGTTTGAATATAATTATAAGATTGATTATTCAGATGAAGGCAGGCTGGTATCGCACATTGTTATCGGGTGCGGGATTGTCGATGAAAAAATCCGCCAGGTTCAAGATTTTCCAAAACAAACGGAAATGCTGTTAAAGCATTTAATAGTAAGCCATCACGGCTCAAAAGAATTTGGATCCCCTGAAGTTCCCAGGACAATAGAAGCTGTTCTTTTAAACCATATTGACAATATTGACGCAAAAATGAACGGTTTGCGGGAATTTATAGAAAAAGAAGCACCAGATGAATCATGGACATCCTATAATTATATGATGGGATGCCATCTGTATAAAGGAATAAAAGAATAA